From Streptomyces qinzhouensis, one genomic window encodes:
- a CDS encoding VCBS repeat-containing protein, with translation MDRPRLIRGLPRRTTAGVAAVLAAALGATLLIPDGSDGAGSPPERPPVKADTARSGGESLDEKAAREKAMRTGKPVEVVALRDATSTTHALPSGKFRLSTQAAPVRAQVDGEWLPIDTTLKKTDDGWRPKATVNPVTFHTGKARKKSAKGERSSRGYARIPLAKSADGQYTDLATFTAEGRELTVGWPGELPEPEVSGASALYKSVLDGVDLLLTARDTGFTHVLVVHNAKAAADPALKKISYQLSSPDLSFSLNDKNDVLTVKDPQGVEVGGSPSPFMWDSSGKPAVTQGEPARDAAAKAGGTFALTGLLGPQIGTKRAPADASMTGGGTGSAVLSVAPDQSLLTGKDTVYPVFIDPPLYGKTAAWTTAYERYPTTSFWDGANFNSGTTEGRVGYESTTGGLSRSFYRLTWKSSIKGATISEALFTFRQTYSWSCSASEMEVHQTDDISTATTWKEQPTTRTHIGTKNFAHGWNSSCPDAYVTYDGKSIAQSVAANAGETKLTIRMKAKSETSANSWKKFVAEGASAPKLDMEYTRPPKEPTGLMVGDKPCATSSYPTYGKGNLTFAAGSSDPDGDLKSLHFQAWRTDATATKIVDSVRSTDTAGKADVVVDRTKFVNGKTYHWIVKAVDAAGVSSTWAPPGVINCGFVYDDTAPASPDVTSADFPEDDGNGGKWSEKPFGTAGKFIIKPAATGGAGTDRFYYSFNRESYIPARSVSVADGAAGIPLSPPNAGPNILYVKAADSAGNMSVTPTRYLHYVTPRDKADAPGDVTGDGTPDLYVIDATGDLRLYPAEPNGDLHSSLMAAHDDGKAIELDADEDGKPDYGYHWVDSTGNNPALITHNGDFTGGDGVQDLVARMPDGKLYIYRGDGYGSVDVSKRVEVHMPSNAPATSSLTQILAVGDITNDKLPEVFATVGDALWVFTGYTGAAFDTAIQLSANAWTNRDLVSLGDHDKDGAVDMIWRDFNTNRLLLRHGKPATGGAGTDLLSLASAANSKNGIDAQYGTNWTTAVIPLMTGSPDVNKDGIPEIWAVTGAAENGVVRFYPGGATVHAAPSVVITSDWRTKKRLG, from the coding sequence GTGGATCGTCCACGTCTCATCCGGGGACTGCCCCGGCGCACCACAGCGGGGGTGGCGGCTGTCCTGGCCGCGGCGCTCGGCGCCACGCTGCTGATACCCGACGGGAGTGATGGGGCGGGGTCCCCGCCCGAGCGCCCTCCCGTCAAGGCCGATACAGCTCGTTCAGGTGGTGAGTCGCTGGACGAGAAGGCGGCGCGGGAGAAGGCGATGCGGACCGGGAAGCCGGTCGAGGTCGTCGCTCTGCGGGATGCCACCTCGACCACGCATGCCCTGCCGAGCGGGAAGTTCCGGCTGTCGACGCAGGCCGCGCCGGTCCGGGCGCAGGTCGACGGCGAGTGGCTGCCGATCGACACCACGCTGAAGAAGACCGATGACGGCTGGCGGCCGAAGGCCACTGTCAACCCGGTCACCTTCCACACCGGGAAGGCTCGGAAGAAGAGCGCCAAGGGTGAGCGGAGCAGCCGAGGCTATGCCCGGATTCCGCTGGCGAAGTCCGCCGACGGCCAGTACACCGATCTGGCGACCTTCACCGCCGAGGGCCGTGAGCTGACGGTGGGCTGGCCGGGCGAGCTGCCGGAGCCCGAGGTCAGCGGCGCGAGCGCGCTCTACAAGAGTGTGCTCGACGGTGTCGATCTGCTGCTGACCGCCCGGGACACCGGTTTCACCCATGTCCTGGTGGTCCACAACGCCAAGGCCGCCGCCGACCCGGCACTGAAGAAGATCTCGTACCAGCTTTCCTCGCCGGATCTTTCGTTCTCGCTGAACGACAAGAACGATGTGCTGACCGTGAAAGACCCACAAGGTGTCGAGGTCGGCGGATCCCCCTCTCCCTTCATGTGGGATTCCAGCGGGAAGCCGGCGGTCACCCAGGGCGAGCCCGCGCGGGACGCGGCCGCGAAGGCCGGGGGCACCTTCGCCCTGACCGGTCTGCTCGGTCCGCAGATCGGGACCAAGCGCGCGCCCGCCGACGCCTCCATGACCGGTGGCGGTACGGGCTCCGCCGTACTGTCCGTGGCTCCGGATCAGTCGCTGCTGACCGGCAAGGACACCGTCTACCCGGTCTTCATCGACCCCCCGCTCTACGGGAAGACCGCGGCCTGGACCACCGCCTACGAGCGGTATCCGACCACCAGCTTCTGGGACGGGGCGAACTTCAACTCCGGCACGACGGAGGGCCGGGTGGGCTACGAGTCCACCACCGGCGGTCTGTCGCGTTCCTTCTACCGTCTGACCTGGAAGAGCAGTATCAAGGGCGCGACGATCTCGGAAGCGCTCTTCACGTTCCGGCAGACGTACTCCTGGTCGTGCAGCGCGTCGGAGATGGAGGTCCACCAGACCGACGACATCTCCACCGCCACCACCTGGAAGGAGCAGCCCACTACCAGGACGCATATCGGTACGAAGAACTTCGCCCACGGCTGGAACTCCTCCTGCCCGGACGCTTACGTCACCTACGACGGCAAGTCGATCGCGCAGAGTGTCGCGGCCAACGCCGGTGAGACCAAGCTGACCATCCGGATGAAGGCCAAGAGCGAGACCTCGGCGAACTCGTGGAAGAAGTTCGTCGCCGAGGGCGCGTCCGCGCCGAAGCTGGACATGGAGTACACCCGGCCGCCGAAGGAGCCCACCGGGCTCATGGTCGGCGACAAGCCGTGCGCTACAAGCTCGTACCCGACTTACGGCAAGGGCAATCTGACCTTCGCGGCCGGCAGCTCCGACCCCGACGGCGACCTGAAGTCCCTGCACTTCCAGGCCTGGCGGACCGATGCCACCGCCACGAAGATCGTCGACAGTGTCCGTTCCACTGACACGGCGGGCAAGGCCGATGTCGTGGTCGACCGGACGAAGTTCGTCAACGGCAAGACGTACCACTGGATTGTGAAGGCGGTCGACGCCGCCGGGGTCTCCTCCACCTGGGCCCCGCCCGGTGTCATCAACTGCGGATTCGTCTACGACGACACCGCGCCCGCCTCCCCCGACGTCACCTCCGCCGACTTCCCCGAGGACGACGGCAACGGCGGCAAGTGGAGCGAGAAGCCGTTCGGTACCGCGGGCAAGTTCATCATCAAGCCCGCCGCCACCGGCGGTGCCGGCACCGACAGGTTCTACTATTCCTTCAACCGCGAGTCCTATATCCCCGCGCGCAGCGTCAGCGTCGCCGATGGCGCCGCGGGCATCCCGCTCAGTCCGCCCAACGCCGGTCCCAATATCCTGTATGTGAAGGCTGCCGACTCTGCGGGCAATATGTCGGTCACCCCGACCAGATATCTCCACTACGTCACCCCGCGCGACAAGGCCGACGCCCCGGGCGATGTGACCGGTGACGGAACCCCGGACCTGTATGTCATCGACGCCACCGGCGATCTGCGGCTCTACCCCGCCGAACCGAACGGTGACCTCCACTCGTCCCTGATGGCGGCGCACGACGACGGCAAGGCCATCGAGCTGGACGCGGACGAGGACGGCAAGCCGGACTACGGCTACCACTGGGTGGACTCGACCGGGAACAACCCCGCCCTGATCACCCACAACGGTGACTTCACCGGCGGCGACGGCGTCCAGGACCTGGTCGCCCGGATGCCCGACGGCAAGCTGTACATCTACCGCGGCGACGGCTACGGCAGCGTCGACGTCTCCAAGCGCGTCGAGGTCCATATGCCCTCCAACGCGCCCGCGACTTCCAGCCTCACCCAGATTCTGGCGGTCGGCGACATCACCAACGACAAGCTGCCCGAGGTGTTCGCCACCGTGGGTGACGCGCTCTGGGTCTTCACCGGCTACACCGGTGCCGCCTTCGACACCGCGATCCAGCTGTCCGCGAACGCCTGGACCAACCGTGACCTGGTCTCCCTCGGTGACCATGACAAGGACGGCGCCGTCGATATGATCTGGCGCGACTTCAACACCAACCGTCTTCTCCTGCGGCACGGCAAGCCCGCCACCGGTGGAGCCGGAACCGACCTGCTGTCGCTCGCCAGTGCCGCGAACTCCAAGAACGGCATCGACGCCCAGTACGGCACCAACTGGACCACGGCCGTCATCCCGCTGATGACCGGCTCGCCCGATGTCAACAAGGACGGCATCCCGGAGATCTGGGCCGTCACGGGCGCGGCCGAGAACGGCGTCGTCCGCTTCTACCCGGGCGGGGCGACCGTCCACGCCGCACCCTCCGTCGTCATCACCAGCGACTGGCGCACCAAGAAGAGACTCGGGTAA